One segment of Gadus chalcogrammus isolate NIFS_2021 chromosome 8, NIFS_Gcha_1.0, whole genome shotgun sequence DNA contains the following:
- the ifi30a gene encoding gamma-interferon-inducible lysosomal thiol reductase, with protein MRLWKALDMQTGFLLLVLTLWSSADVGQCVSSCTAAPSQWCSSVDSAIQCGVLKQCLEANFTRSHYHQDDRSVQLELYYESLCPGCRGFLTQMLFPTWTMLQDILSVTLVPYGNAKEWFDGKKYVFTCQHGEEECLGNMIETCLLTLAGSSAFQVIYCMESSTDVIKSAEACLNLYQPTLKWANVVSCVDGDMGNKLMHLNALKTGALKPAHNYVPWVTINGEHTDVLQNEAMNALLPLVCSLYQGPKPDACGSSQRKPYRSYCHND; from the exons ATGCGTCTTTGGAAAGCGTTAGACATGCAGACTGGTTTCCTCCTGTTGGTGTTGACCCTCTGGTCCAGTGCAGATGTGGGGCAGTGCGTCTCCTCGTGCACCGCTGCTCCGTCCCAGTGGTGCTCCTCTGTGGACTCAGCCATTCAATGTGGG GTTCTGAAGCAGTGCCTGGAGGCCAACTTCACCCGCTCCCACTACCACCAGGACGACCGCTCGGTGCAGCTTGAGCTGTACTACGAGAGCCTGTGTCCCGGCTGCCGGGGATTCCTCACCCAGATGCTGTTCCCCACCTGGACCATGCTGCAGGACATCCTCAGCGTCACCCTGGTGCCCTACGGCAACGCCAAG GAATGGTTTGATGGGAAAAAGTACGTCTTTACATGCCAGCACGGAGAGGAGGAATGTTTAGGCAACATGATTGAG ACTTGTTTACTGACCCTGGCAGGAAGTTCAGCCTTCCAGGTCATCTACTGTATGGAGTCCTCCACCGATGTCATCAAGTCTGCTGAGGCc tGTCTGAACCTGTACCAGCCCACCCTGAAGTGGGCCAATGTTGTGAGCTGCGTTGACGGGGACATGGGCAACAAGCTGATGCACCTGAACGCCCTGAAGACGGGGGCCCTGAAGCCTGCTCACAACTACGTCCCCTGGGTCACCATCAACGGG GAGCACACAGACGTCCTGCAGAACGAGGCCATGAATGCCCTGCTGCCGCTGGTGTGCAGTCTGTACCAG GGCCCAAAGCCTGATGCCTGTGGCTCCTCCCAGAGAAAGCCGTACAGGAGCTACTGCCACAACGACTGA